In the genome of Triticum urartu cultivar G1812 unplaced genomic scaffold, Tu2.1 TuUngrouped_contig_4471, whole genome shotgun sequence, the window ATAGTCTGGTACAGTGACTAGGACAACGTCAATAGGCTTGACATTTGGCTGGTGTACGTACTGAACTGGTACATGATAGTGTCAACTAGGGGAAGTAGGCAACCATCGCCTTGCACTGATAGAGACAATTTGAGGTTAATGCTCTTATTGATTTATGTGGAAATGGATTCAAATATTTGTGGTCTATAATTTAGTCAGAGTTTGCAGTAATGGTAGGTAGGATTCATTGTTTGGTAATCTTCAGACATATACACTTTGGAGTATGAATATTTACGCACTTCGTTTCAAACTATTTGAAGTTCTAGCTATGTCGCAAGTCAAACTTCTCCATATTTGACCAAGCTTGTAGAAAAAATTACCCAGAAACTATAACATCAAATATTTATAGTGTGAAAATATATTTTTTGATGATTGTATCAAAATTAGTTTGGTGTTGTAGATGTCAATATATTTCTTCTAGGCTTGGTCAAACTTAAAGAAGTTTGAATCAGCGCTGCCAGCAACGAGAGAAGTTTGAATTATTATCACCTTGTGAGCAACTGTAATTGCCATTTTATAGTGCTGTGGTTGAAGTTTTTACAATACCAAAACAAAAGTAAGATAACATCAAGCATCTCTCGTTGGATTTGCGACCAACTTTCAGAGTCTTGATATTTTTCATCCAGTCTAGTTTTATGTTTCTCTCAAAAGCCACTATAAACTTATTTGGAAGTCTGGTCAAACAAGAAATTATATTTTTCATACATATGCATTCGTATCAATTGTGCAGAATCAGGCATGTATATTAATTGACCATCATTTCAAATTCTGTTATTCTTTAATAGATGTTTGATAGTTCTTGCACGTACTATTTAAAATGTAACTGCACTCAAACATTTGAAGTGGGTTTGCACAAGGGTTGGCCACTGTCACCTAATTTTGTTCCAAATATATTTTCTGTTTAAAGGTTGAGCATCATTGATTTAAAGGGAACATGTTTCGGAAAAAGCAAGCTTCTCATTTCGATTCAGATGATGCTGAACAGAGACAAGCAAAGGTATTTTTGAAAATTATCATATTCTGGTTACCTTGTGGAACTATTAGCATGCAGATTTTATGGCTTCTAGTAAATAAATTACAATGTTGACCCCCATCCtaacaagaaaaagaaaaggtaAAAAAAATCGTGGTGGCTGCATTAATTTGTCTATCTCCGGCTTCAACCTTAGTTGCATTTGTAATAAAATGAAAATGGTCAAACTGTAATATAGCCAAGTAGAATCCTGAAAGATCATGTCATGGTAAATCAAGAAGAAAGGGACACCATGTCAATTTATCTCCTACATACATACTATATTTATTGTGACCCAAACAGCTTATTCTCGGTCCTTGTGTTATGAGTTAATTTTGCTGTCATTACATCTTCACCTTTCATGGAATATTTGTTTCTCCATGATAACGATTCTCTGTTTTATGCACAGACAACTCCACGATTACAAAGTTATGTGGAGTTTGTGTATCTTGTTCTGCTTAAAGAAATATAAACGCATCAATCCAGCTGTATAATGTACTTCAGATACTTCCTCGCAAGGATGATCACATCTCACCCTCTGATGATAATGACCATTTGAAAAAATGTGTCTTACTAAGCATAGTCTTTTGTCAGCAATACAGAGTTCACGTAGTCTACTAGTTCAATTTTTTTTTGCACAAAATCCCACAATGTAGAATTTTAGGAGTTCGAAATGTCTGACCATGCATTCTTTCATCTAGCTGTACATACACCTGTATGTTGCAGCAGAATCACCATAATCCCCTTTTGAACCAGAGCCTGCAGAGTCATTTTCATCTTTCCACTTACTGGAAGCTCGTAAGGGGCCTACGGTGATAAAAAAAAATACTAGTTCAAGGAACTTGTGTTCATTGTTATCTGTATAAAGCATACAGGGTTTACACGTATTTATTATTCTAATCTGTTAATTCAAAGATGTCTACTATTTTCTCGTCAATTCTCTCATGTAACAATCTCCTGGGAACAGATCAAGGAACTAAGAGCTGCTCTTGGGTCTTTATCTAGCCGTGGAGAAAAATATTGCGATGAAGCATGCTTGATAAGATATCTCGACGCCCGCAACTGGAATGTTGACAAGTCTAGAAAAATGCTGAAAGAAAGTCTCAAGTGGAGGGCAACTAAGAGACCTGAGGATATTCGCTGggtagtttttctttttcactttcctTGTTTCTATTCATCAAGTTGCTAAACTCTCCGTTAATTGTCTTATTCCTCATTTCAGCCGGATGTTTCCGTTGAAGCAGAAACAGGTAAAATGTACAGGGCAACTTTCACAGATAGAGAGGGCAGAACTGTGGTTGTAATGAGACCCGCAAAGCAGGTAAGAAGTCAACATGTTCCTAGCTTCAGAACTGTCACCCTCTAGCTTGCTTGTCCTAGCTAGAACTCACATGTATAACATTTTTACACAATTTCAGAATACATCGTCTCACGAAGGGCAGTTGCAATATCTTGTATATACCTTGGAGAATGCAGTCCTCAGCCTGCCTGAAGGTCATGACAAAATGGTGTGGCTGATAGACTTCACAGGATGGACACTGGCCCATGCGACCCCCTTCAAGACTGCCAGAGACTGTATGAATGTCCTGCAAAACCATTACCCGGAGAGGCTTTCAATTGCGTTTCTGTTCAATCCGCCCAAAGTATTTGAGGCTTCTTTCAAGGTGTAGGCTTTTTTCGGAAGTTACCGCTTCATAAACGTAGTCTTGCATGCCTCATTTTTATCAGGAAGCACTTTCATTTATTTCTTAAGAACAGCTATTGACCGATACAAAAAGGTACCATACTTATTTTCCAACTTGAATGTTTCAAATGCTTTCAGGTTCTCAAAGTACTGGTTGACCCGAAATCAGCCCAGAAGCTGAACTTTGTGTACAAGGAGAACGAagagagcatgaagacaatgtaCAACCACATTGATCCAGAAGTCCTTCCTGCGGAGTTTGGAGGGAAGAACAATGCCGTGTACAACCATGAAGATTACTCCAAGTTGATGACAAAGGATGACATCAAAACGGCAAGCTTTTGGGCAGCAGATGTTAACCATGTCATCAACGTGGACTCGGTTCCTGAGGTTAAGCCGCAGCCGTCACTAATTGTTGCTAAAGCGAGTTGAGGAGCATCGGCCAGCCATCTTATCTGTTATTGCAAAAGTTGGTTGAGGAGCTTCAGTAAGCCGTTGCCACGGTTCTCGGTACGGCTCTGAAAGAGGAATGTATAGATATGTTGAGGATGCTTGGATAAATAAATGTAACTGCAGAATATCTCGCTTGTGATGTTACAAAAATAGTTACTACTAGTCTATCCCCAAATAAGTGATCTCACAACAAAATCATATTCCCTTGGCCAAGAATTTGACGCACTGAAGAATCCAAAGCCCTTTGGCGCATGCCAGCGATGCCGGCATGTTACTCCCCAGAGCGCTTCACCGTCCACAAGCTGACACTCAACCGCAACATCAACACCAATTGCGTGATTCCACAGATCCAATCCAAGGCTTCGTTTCGGTGTTGCGTCCTCAACTCCTCCCTCTGTCTCCCACTCCCTCGCTTTGACTATTCCCTCGCTCCCGCTCCCGCTCCAACTCTCTCGGCATCTCCCTTTTTAATAACGCCAGCCAGCGACGCCTGTGCAGGTCAGGTCTTGCCGGCATTGCGTCGGTAAATCTCGCAATCCCACGTTCTTGGTCATAGTCGCAGGCCTGGTCCGTCTCCCTGGGGCTCCTCTCCTCTCCCGGTCGATCCTGGTACGTACGGAGATTTTTCTTGATCCACTTTTCATTCCCTGTTCTTGCTGTCTTGCTGCTGGATTGACAACTGATGTGCTGGATTTCTTTCCCATTCATATTCTGATGATGCATTGAACTACTCGTGCTCGGCTTATATTCCCTGCCCTTGGTGATTGATAAAGCTTGCGCTTGTCTCTGAGACCATCCATCAAGAACACCTCATTCTCTGTTTCATGTCGCAGTAACTCTGCTAGCTAGTACGAACATCACACCATGGCGTTGCAGAGGGCGCCACGCCCCATCGGCCGTGCCTGGATCGACAGACGGAGCCACGCGCACGCGCTGGGGGCGGGGCAACCTTCTCCCCTCCTCTTCCTTTGCCGAGTCCACGGCCGGCGGCAGCGGCTGGGTGAAGAGGATCGTGCGTGACCACCAGGCCGACGGGACGGCGCGGGGAGGGTAGCTGCGCGCCTTCCACGGGACAGCGGCCTCCAGGCGGGAGACGGCGGCGGGGAGCGCCGTTGCGGGGAGAGCGAGGACGGACAGGAGTGGGGGCTCTGTGCCGCCGTCCACCTTCCCCCCAACCCCTGATCTAGATCTTCCATGGGGGGAATTTTAGAGGAAGAAGATAGAACCGACATGTGGGCCCCACATGTTGACAGATAAAATTAATGGAGTAGCACACTAGAATTCGAACTAATACCTCCGTTTCAAATCTTTTGAATTAGCTTTGTCTGAAGTCAAAGTTCTCTATATTTGACCAAGCCCATAGAAAAAATTGCTGATATCTATAACATCAAATACTTATAGTGTGGAAAAATATTGCATGATGAATCTAGCATTTGTTTGGTATTGACATCAATATATTTCTTCTAGATGTGGTCAAATTTAAATAAGTTTGATTTAGGATAAAGCTAGAACTTCGAAAAGATTCGGCACGGAGGGGGATATTATTATCACCTTGTAACCAACTGTAATTGGCATTTTATAGTCCATGGTTGAACTTTTTTACAATACCAAAACAAAGTGAGGTAACACGCATCTCTCGTTGTATTTCCAACCAACTTTCACAATATTGACATTTTCATCCTGTCTAGGTTTATGTTTCTCTCAAAAGCCACTATAAACTCATTTGGAAGTATGGTCAAACAAGAAATTATATTTTCCATACATATGCATTCATATCAGTTGTGCAGAATCTAGCATGTATATTAATTGACCCTCATTTCAAATTCTTTTGTTCTTCAATAGATATTTGATAGTTCTTGAATACATATGCATTCATTAAATTGGTATTTTCTTGGAAGTACTATCTAAAATGTAATTGTACTCTACTCAAACATTTGAAGTGGGTTTACACAAGGGTTGGCAACTGTTACCTAATTTTGCTCCAATGCCTTTTTTGTTTAAAGGTTGAGCATCATTGAGAGTTGAAGAAAACATGTTTTGGAGAAAGCAAGCTTCTCATTTTGATTTAGATGATGCTGAGCAGAGACAAGCAAAGGTATTTTTGAGAAACGATATCATACTCTGTTTCCTTGTGGAGCTATTATCATGCAAATTTCATGGGTGCTAGTTTAACAAAAAGTTTCATGGTGGCCGCATCTGCCTGTCTCGCTCTTCGTCCTTATATGCATTTGTTATCAAATGAAAATGGTCAAACTATAAACTTAATTTAACCAAATAGTAGATTGAAAGATGTGAAATAAGGGTCACTATTTCACTTTCTCTCATACATACATTTATTGGGACGCAAACTGGTTATTCTCATCTCTTTGCTATAATTGATGTTCACCTGTCATGGAATATTTTCTTTCTCCATGATAACAACTCTCGGTTTTATGCATGCACAACTCCAcagttagggcatctccaacgccgtCCCCCAAATCAGACTCACTATCCATCCGCAGACGCATCCAGACTCATTTGTAGACACGGATACGGGAGCAGACCATCCAACCTTGTCCATCAAACATCCACCCATGTTTTTTTATCTAAAGTCTGCAACACTCAAACTAACTATAGATGAGCACAATTCTTTGAGTACTGAATATATTCAATTGCAACacaagttcaaatttaaatattAAAATCCAAAAGTTAAGTTTTCAAAAAAAAGTCAAACTTGAATTCAACTTATGTTCTAGTTGTCCCCGTTAAACGCTCATAGATGCTCAATCAGATCATTCTTAAGATGCACATGAGTTCCTCGATGCCAAATATGTTGATGCATTTGGACGGAGGAGCTTCTCCTTCAGTCAACCTAGCAAACAATGAAGACCGCTGCAGCATGTTGATGTCATTGTGACCCAGGCATGCCAAAGAAAGCGTGCCAAGTCCAGAGGTCTTGTGATGCAACAACTTCAAGAATGATGGTGGGCTTCTTGACATAACTGTGATATTGCCCTTGTACAACATATGGGCAGTTATTCCATCTCCAGTGCATTCAATCAAGAGATCCGAGTATACCTGGCCACTCTCTTGCTACTGAGAGTGCCATGACCTTTCAGTGTTTGCGACAGTTCGTTCTTTCAAGTACTGCAGTCCAACACCTTGACCAGTGCAGTAGAAAACCTAACCATAGCAACTACACATGTGCTTTCAGATATCCAGAGGTACTTGTCTCACGAATCTGTGGTTGTGCCATAGTCCAACATCCTCAATGCAGCCATACACTATAGGTAACCAGAGAATCCAATTTTTCCAATGACATCCTTCTTCAAGTTGAAGTAGTCATCATAGGCCCAGACACCATTGTAGAGGCAATCAAAAACATTTTTTCGCATCCCAAAGTGCAGACAAAAATTGTCcacaaatagagcatcaggggcaaAGTAGTCGTCCATCAGCGTCAAATGCCCTCATGACCTCTTCAGATTCAACACTCGATGTCCCTTGATTGATCCGTTGAAATTCAAAACATGCTCCGCACTCTCCGCATCCACTTGGGCCACCTACATCATCGCATTTTCAGCATCATATTCACCCTCATCTGACGAGGACGGCTCCATGAAGTTGTTGTAGAAGTACTCGTTTTCCGAATCCATCGTGGTTGCTTCAAAGTATCAAAGTAAAACAATTGTCAATAGTTTGGCTATGTCATTTGGACAAACACTTGTCTGGCATGGTGTCCAGTATGAACGACAGGTGCAGGAGCGGAGGGTACCTGGGCGGCAGATGAAcgagggggagggggggggtaGCATATGTAAAGCGGGCTTGGTGCCCGGGTGGAGCGGCGGAGGTAGGCCTGGGCGGGTGGCTAGGTGGTACAGCGGCATTGTTGTTGGCCTGGAAGGGAGCGGACACAAAGCAATGGGGGAGGGATGGCGTGGGAAAGATGTGGGCTCTGGTGGGGTTTTGGCTGGGCCGGGGTATCTTGAGTCCTATGTGGGGGATGTCCAGACTCCCCACAAACCTCCCCCAACTTTGCATCCAATTTGCGGGAATTCAGACGTGTAGACTTTTTCGCGGACGTATGCATCACCACATTGGATGGAAAAAATGGCCCAGACATTTGTTGGTGTTTTATGGCACggcattggagatgcccttacatAGGTTTTTTTTTTTTGCAGTTGTATATGTTGTTTTGCTCAAAGGGATATAAAATGCAACAATCCAGCTGCATAATCTACTTCCTACGTTCACTATTATAAGATATTTTAACTTTTCCGAATTGGATgaatatagacatattttagtgtGTTTATTCACTCATTGAGTCTGTGTAGAACATATTGAAATATCcgaaacatcttatatttgtgaacggagAAAGTACTTCTTATACTTCCTTGCAAGGATGGTCAAACCCTCTGATGATAATGACCATTTGCAAAATGTGGTTTACTTGACATAGTGTTTTGTTAACAATTCAGGGTTCACGTAGTCTACTAGTTGAAATTTTGTGTTGCACAAAATCACAGGGTGTAGAATTTTAGGAGTATGAAATGTCTGACCAAGCATTTTTTTCATCCAGTTATACATATACCTGTATGTTGCAACCGAATCACCATAGTCCCCTTTTGAACCAGAGCCTCCAGGAGCTTTCTTAGGAGCCCTTGTGTTTCCAGTTGACTGGAAGCTCGTAAGGGGACTACAGTGATAAAAATATAAGTTCTTGTCACAGAGAACTGTTGTTCCTTCTTTTTAATAAAGGGCGTTTTTTAACTTAAAATGTAGCATTAAGCGGATACATTATCAACAACATCCAGTCTCTGCATAGCTAAGATGCACAGAGCCAAACACACAGTCTAACAAAAGAAAAGATAAAAACCGGCATATCAGCAACAAAGAAGTAATAAAAGACCGACACTATGCCTATGTCGAAGGAGGTGGTGAACCGATCCAGAGATTATGCTATCTCCCATATTGGGTAAAAACCTCCCTGACTTCCCGCTCCAACCGCATACAGATACAAGGTTCAACTATTGTTCATCGTTATCTGTATAAAGCATACAAGGTTCACACGTACTCCCTTTGGttttatatacaaggccactTTCAAAAATACAATTTGCATCTCTACAATGCCTCTATCCCTTCCCGAGAAAAATCAATTAGATTTTTGCCTTGTATGATGATGCTTATTAATGCAAATGTTGCATGCAGCCATAGAGAAAGAGGCACCACATGCAACATGTTTAAATACTAGCCTGAATCATGAGAGGTTTTTCACATAATTAATTGTGCTATTGATTAGTTATCAT includes:
- the LOC125527878 gene encoding phosphatidylinositol transfer protein PDR17-like, translating into MFRKKQASHFDSDDAEQRQAKIKELRAALGSLSSRGEKYCDEACLIRYLDARNWNVDKSRKMLKESLKWRATKRPEDIRWPDVSVEAETGKMYRATFTDREGRTVVVMRPAKQNTSSHEGQLQYLVYTLENAVLSLPEGHDKMVWLIDFTGWTLAHATPFKTARDCMNVLQNHYPERLSIAFLFNPPKVFEASFKVLKVLVDPKSAQKLNFVYKENEESMKTMYNHIDPEVLPAEFGGKNNAVYNHEDYSKLMTKDDIKTASFWAADVNHVINVDSVPEVKPQPSLIVAKAS